GCATTAGATTTTTTTAAACAAACCAAATCAGAGTTAGTGGCCACACTTTCGATTAAATCAAGTCTTGTTGGTTTTATCCTTCTTGGAAAACACAAAGAAGGAAAAATTTACGATATAGAAGAAATTGAAATCATTTTAGAGATTCTTTCCGTATCTCTCATGTCTCTTTCAAATTCTATGATTTACCAGCAGTTGTTAAATCTAACAGAGACTTTGGAAGCCAAAGTTAGAGAACGAACCAAAGAATTAGAAGAAACTCAGGCCCATCTTGTTCAGTCTGAAAAAATGGCTTCGCTTGGTGTGATGGTAGCGGGGATTGCTCATGAAATCAATACTCCTGCGGCAGTCATCAACGGGGCCGCCGACAACTTAGATGCAAACCTGGTGTTTGTTTTATCTCACTTAGGGGACATTACCCACCTCATCCAAAATCCCGACTTTCGTTCCATTTACTTGGACATACTCTTTAGTTTTGTAAAAGAAGATCCCGCAGCAAAAATCGATCCCAAAGATAAATTCAAACTAAAGAAAGAAACCAAGTTTCGGTTCATCCAAGATGGAATTCCAGAAAATGATGCTTCGGATCTATCTACTTTTCTTATCGATCATCATCTTTTGCATATGCAAGAAGAGCTCTTGCGGATTTGGAAAACGGGTGGGAAAGAAACTTTCGAGATGTTAAAGAATACTTTGAGCCTGCAAAGAAATATCAAAAACATCAAATATGCCATTCGTAATATTGTTCGTATTGTCAAAGCACTGAAGTATTATTCTCACTTGGGGCAGGCATCTTATGCTGAATGCGATCTACATGAAGGATTAGAAAACACTCTTGTGATTATGCAAAACCAAATCAAACATGGAGTGGAAATTGAAAGGGTTTACGGAAGTATTCCTCCAGTTCGTTGTAATATTGATGAACTGAACCAAGTGTGGACAAACCTCATCACCAATGCCATCCATGCGATGAAATCAATTGAACATCCAAAACTTACCATATCCTCAAGAAGGGTGGGAGAAGATTATGTACTCATTAGTTTTGAAGACAATGGGTCGGGAATTCCCACTGAGATCAAAGATAAAATTTGGGATCCATTTTTTACCACAAAAGACCAAGGGGAAGGAACAGGGCTTGGACTTGGGATTGTAAAGGGGATTATCGAGAAACACAAAGGTAGGATTGAAGTAGAATCGGCACCTGGACGAACTTTGTTCATGGTATATCTACCGTTAGTTGGTCCAGGAGACGTTCCTAGTATCCCGAAAGAAATCTTCCGGGAAATTCGAGGTTAAGAAAAAAGTGGTCTGCTAAGAAGTTTTTCCCAACTAGCTTTGGTTTCTTCAAATTTCATTCGTAAAACGCCTACTTCTTTATCACCAGAAGTTTGTTTTGCTTGTTTCCATTTTTGGTATTCTTGCACGGCAGACTCACGTAAACTTGCGAGTTGTTCTTCCCACTGACGAAGTTTTTCTTCCCCTACATTTGTATATTTATGAAGGGTTTCTTTTTCCTTCAAAAACATAGTTTTTTGTAAGATTTTTTCTTCAGAAACTTTTTTTAAGTTATATGTAAGACCCAAAAAGGAAAGGCCTTTTATCATCCATTTGGATGGATCATAATCAAACCAACGGATTCCATTTCTATAGTCGGATTGGAATTCGTGATGGAAGTTGTGAAAACCTTCACCAAATGTAAAAAAGGCGATAATCCAATTGTCGCGAGCGGTTTGTTCTTTGGAGAAAGTTCGTTCTCCCCAAACATGACAAGCACTGTTGATAAAAAATGTGAACTGATGAACTACAAAAAGCCTGAGGAAACCTGCTACAAAAAATCCTTCTAAAAAAGAACCCCATAACATAGTGATAAGGCCAGGAAGGATAAAACACATAAAGATAGCAATGGAATAAAAATGTTTATGTTGCCAAAACACTAGTGAATCGTTCGTTAAATCTTGTACCCCTTGTTGCACATACTTTCTTTTGCGAAACAACCAACCAATATGAGCATACCAAAATCCTTTTTTAATGGAATAAGGGTCTTTATCTGTATCTACAAATCGATGGTGGATGCGGTGGTCTTCACTCCATTCGAGAGCAGTTGATTGGAAAGCAGCAGCTCCAAAAAGGAGTAACCAAAGTTTGACGGGAAATTTTGCTTCATAAGCTTTATGAGAGAAAAGTCTGTGATACCCTACAGTGATTCCCATTCCCGTTGCAAAAAAATAAAACACAAATAAGGCCCAAGTGCCCAAGTGAATGGTTTCATAAAGATAGAAGTAGAGAGTTCCGAAGATCCCCACTAGAGGAGAAGTGAGTAAAAATATAGTCGTGACCCAATCGATGGGTTCTTTGATTTTGATTTCAGCTTGTGTCGTCATAGAGAATTCCTGTTTGATGGAATGAGAGTCCCAAACCAGGATATCGGTTGCAAAAAATATGAGTAAAGAACGTTACAAACCGGGTTTTTTAGAACAGTGGGGTCGTCGTGTTCTGATCGCCATTAACTCTCATTCTAGGAAACTCGAGGATTCTGGGAAAAGTTTTGCCTATCATTCACGAGCTCTCCTTCTTTGGGGCATTTTTTGGTCTTTTTGGATTGGGTTTTTGCCTTCCCTTGCCTTTGTTTATTTTTGTACTTACCTTCCCCAGCTTTCGTTTTGGCCCCTGGACACAATCTCCTATCATGCAATTTCGGGATTTGTTTTCCTTTTGGCCTTTGCAACTATCATCGAATTTTACTTACTTTTTCGGTTGGGATTTTATCTTTCCTTTCGGATGGCAAAGTATGCAGATATTGAACTTGCCGAAGAACCAGAACTCATTACTCCCATTCCTGGAATGATGGCACGTTTGGTTTTAGAAATTCCCGACCCCAGGATCCGATTGTATGGAATTGATCCTTACAAACACCTAAATGAAAGGGCCTTATTCTTTCGCACGGCTTTGTATAAAAGTAAAGTTTTCCTTTCTAATATTTTCGCTAAACTTCTATTAAAGGTTTTTCTTGGAAGGACGGGGCTTCGGTTTTTAATCGAATATATCTCAGGGCCTGTGACGGGAATTTGGGATAGTTTCACCACCTATATCATTTTGTATGAGCTACGAAAACGGATCATTACAAGAAAGTTGTCCGATGCCATGTTGTTAAAGATCAAATCAAAGAAGCGAACTCAGATATTTATAGAATCATCTGTGCGAGCCGTCGCCCTCTCCATTGTTTATACAAAAACATTCCACCCTAACTTTGAATATTTGCTCTTTGGACTCATTGGACTTCTGCCCGAAAGGGACAAACTCACAAATCTAGATGATTGGACCGAGTTTGTACATTCCTTCCAAAATCTTACTATGGAAGAAAGAAAATGGCCCATTGCCATCTTTGCCCTTTGTTCCTCATTTGATGGAACTTTAAACAAAGAGGAATTGGAGGCATTCCGAGACATCACAGAAATTTCACCTTCATGGCTTCTCGACCGAGTACGCATTTTAAGTGAAACCATTCGAAAAGGAGAACTTACGGAATCTTTACAATGGATGGAAAAAATCCTTCCCGAAGAATCCATTCACTGAAAGACTAGAATTAGTCTAAATACAAAGGAGATCAGAATGGCACAAGTCACACTCAAAGGAAATCCCGTTCCACTCGAAGGAAACCTTCCCAAACCAGGGGACAAAGCACCCGACTTCCGAGTCGCAAAACAAGATTTAGGTGATCTTACATTAAAAGACCTAGCAGGTAAGGTAAAAATTCTAGTAGCGGTTCCTAGTTTGGATACAGCTGTTTGTGCTTTGGAAACTAAAAAGTTCAATGAAAGAGCAGCTAAAGAAAATGGAATCACAACTCTCATTATTTCTGGTGACTTACCTTTTGCCATGAAACGTTTTTGTTCCACTGAAGGGATCGATTCCGAAAATTTGATTACGGGATCGCAGTTCAAAGATTTTTCTTTTTCTAAAAATTACGGAACTCATATTGCTGCAGGTCCGCTCGCAGGACTTTCTGCACGAGCTGTCTTTGTTGTGGATAAAGACGATATCATTCGGTATACGGAACTCGTTCCAGAAATCGGAAGTGAACCCAATTACGATACAGTTCTTGCGGAAGCTAAGAAACTGGTTTAGTCAATTCATGGATTTGGCAGGGGAGGTTTAGCCCCGCTGCCAATTCTTTGATTTTAGAAACAAGTTCCCCATCAAAACTAAAAAACACAACCTTCCAATCTTCTTCTGCACTAACTACACACTGGAGTGTATAGGCCAAAGCAGAATCTCGGCGGCCCTCATCCATATGACGAAACGGTTCATCTAACAAAAGATAGGGCAAATTAAATTGTTTTCCAATCCGAAAGGCATATTCCAAACGTAATACATAAGAAATTTGTTCTTTGGTTCCCGTGGAAAGGTTGGCAAAAGCCAAACTTTCTTTGGAGGAATCGGTTGTGATTTGAATTTCATCTGAGAATCCATTCCACTGAATTTGTTTTGTGGGAAGAGGTCCTTTGAGAGCATCCATTCTTGTTTGTAAAGACTTGACTAGTGAGGACATTTTGTCCGTACTTTCGACTTCCATCTCAGAAAACACTTCAGACAAAACTTCCAAGGCCTGGAAGTTTCTTTCCAAATCGTTTTTCCATTTTTCTTTTGTTTCTAAATCGCGTTTGGACCCGTCCCAGTCTTTTTGAGCCGGAACCATTTGTGATTCTAAAACCGCCTTTCCTGTATCTAACTTTTTTTCTAACTCCACCAAGTTGCGTTCTAAATCGCGAATTTTATCGGATAGAACTTGGACCCCGTTCTCTAATTTTTGTTTGGTGGCCCTGTCTTCGGCAGAAAAAGTTTTAGAAACTCCTTTTTTCTCTAAGTCATTGAGTTTGTCTTTTAGTTTGAGTTTCAATTCTCCTAAATCAGTACTTCCCCATTTTTTTGATTCTGATTTTAAAGATTCCACTAAGGTATGTAATTTCTCTTGTTTCAATCGAATTTGTACAAACAATTCCGAAAGTTCGGAAAGAGAATGGACTCCCGCTTCTCGCCAAATAATAGTTAGTTCTTTTTCCTTTTCAGAAAGAATTTCATTTGTTTTTTTGTCTTCTGTGCGAAGCCCAGTGATTTCTTCTTCCAGAGTGACCATTGCCGTTACAATGTTTTCTGATTCAATTTTCTGTTTTGTGTATTCCCTGTCGAATCTTTGAAAGGTAAGAGATAATGATTCCATACTGAGGGAATCTGGTTTCCATTCGCCTAAGGTTTTGGTTTCCATCTCAGTTGCGATTCGGCGAATCATTTCATTCCACTTTGGTTCATCTCTTTCGACTTGGATCTCCTTGGCACGAAAAACAAAATAGAAAAAGAAACCAAAAAGAATGGCAGGCAGAAGATACATCCATACACCAAATTCTGAAAATAGGGAAAGAATCAGAGAAAAAATTCCTAATGCGCCTGAACCTCCCGCCAAACTTCTGTACAGTGGATTCCAAACTGTTTTTTGAACCACAGGAGATTCTTCTTGGAATCTGCGAATGGTTTGTTTCCAAGTTTCAAAATAATCAAAATACGATTCTAGTTTTTTTGATTTTTGGTCTGCCTGTGATTTTTGTCCTTTGAATGACTCCCATTTTGCATCCGAAGTTTGTATTCTTTCTTTGGAAAGGGAAAGTTTTTGTTCTAAGGATTTGATTTCGGCATCGAGTGTTTTTGCTTTTTTGTCCCAATCAGACTTTAGAATTTTTTCTTCTTGTTTTGATTGTGATTCAAGTGTTTCCCATTGTAATAGTTGGGTATAAATGCGATCGGCTTCACTGTGTTCTTCGGTTTCTTTGTATTCGCCAAATGCGGTTTGTTGTTTGGATTTTTCTAGTATCGTAGATTCCAAAGTTTCTTTTAATTTTTGGCGTTCGGTTTCCCATACAGGTAGATCTGCAAATTGAGCAGAGATTTTATTTAATGCCAACTCAGAAGCATCGAACTTTTGTTTGGCGGCCGTGAATCCAGATAACGCTAAATTCCATTCTTTAGCAGATTTTCTCGTTCCCGATTTGGCCGAAAGTTGTTCCACCTGTTCTTTCAGTTGAGAAGGATTGTATCCACTATCGAATATCGTCTGTTCAATGGTGCTCACCAGTTCCTTTTCCGAACCTACATCCATATTCCCTTCGCGGATCACAAGAGAATTCAAATATAGATTTTGAGAAATCGAAAGTTTGGGAATTCCTAAATCGGAATTTCGCTCAGCTTTGTATCTAGTATTCAGTACTGCGCCATACTTTGTACTTCCCACTACTTTGACAAGAGCAGATACAAATGCATCTAGGATGGTTGTTTTTCCTGATTCATTGGGACCTGTGAAGACGGTTACTTTTTCAATGGGAAATTCTTTTTTAGAAAAGAGTCCGAAGTTTTCTAATTTTAGTTTCATCGGTTTTTCTTTCCTTCTAAGATCAATCGAATGCCGGTGACTCGAGTCTGTCTCCAAAGAATGGGATCCAATTGGTCCTTTCTTTCATTCATTTTGTCCAGGAATTGTTTTACAAATTCATTTTCAGACAAATGTTGGATCACAGTGATTTGTGATTCATCAGGATCAAACTCCAAGATACGAAACTTTGATTTCCATTCCCGAAGAACCGATTCTTGGAATTTTTGTTTTTCTGTCATCGAGTCCACATATCCGACAAAACGAAACACAATCCAATCCTTGGGACTTGTTCCTTCCAAATATGTTTCTATACTCTCTTCTGGTTTACCTTCTGTATCCAAAGAAACCAAGATCTCTCTGTATTCACCAGCCTCTTTCCAATACACAGGTTCGGTGCGAACCTTGGATCCATCGATATGGATAAAAATTCCGCCCCTGGGTCCCAATTCTCCTTTTCTCCAAACACGAGATGAACCCGCATAACCAACGCTACAGTTTCCAACAGTCCCCATGCGGGCACGGTGGAGATGTCCGATGGCAAGATAATCCAATCCTAAGTTTTGGATGAGGTGGGGATCAAGATACGAGCCACCTTCTTCTTCTTCCTCACTAAGTCCCGTAAAACTCATTCCTGGAACCGTTCCATGCGCGAGGCCTATCCGAAGTTTAGTTTTTTTGGGAGGTGGAGGTGATAATAACAATCCAGAATAATTCTCTTGGTGAGGGATGGATACAAATTCGATTCCTGAATCCTCAAATAAAAAATAAGGAGTTTCGTCGAGGACCTTTACTTTTGTTGTCCAATCATAATCCACATAACGGTTGCTATTTCCTTTTTTCTCCAGAATTTCATGGTTCCCGGGAAGAAAATACACAAGACCAGAATAGGAAGAGACTAGTTTTAAAAATTCCGACCGAAGCCCTTCTAAATCAGGAAAGGTATTAAAAAGATCCCCACAAAATAGAATGCGATCGCACTTAGTTTGTTCGGCGGTATTTAAAATTTCACCGAGAACGGCTAAGGAATAGTTTTTTTCGTCTTTGGAACTTTGGGAAAGGTGGAGGTCAGAAACTTGTAATAACTTCATATTGTATGATTAGGGGAGATTTTACATCCCCCCTGGGACAAAATAAAGAAATTACGAAAAAAAAGCAAGGAGCGGTTAAATCACCCTGTCTTTTTTGAACTCCGCAATTTTTTCTTTGGGATAACCCAAACCACCCAAAATCTCCTCTGTATGTTCCCCATGTTCCGGCGGATCATTTCTGTAGGCAAACGGGGTTTCTGAAAAATGGAAAGGAGACCCAAATTGAAGGATGGGACCGTATTTGGGATGGTTCCGTTCGAATACCATTCCCCGATCTTTCATATGTGGGTCTTGCGCTACTTCTTTCATATTCAAAATGGGAGAAAGACAAGCATCTGTATTATCAAAGATGGGCTGTAAATCGGAGTAAGTTTTTGATTTGAAATAATCAGTTAACTTCTGTTTGATGAGAGGAATGTTTTCTTCGTTCATGGGATGGTCTTTGGTAAGGTTTTCCATTCCTGCTGCCCGTAAAAAAGTTTGAAAGAACATATCTTCCAAAGCCCCGAGTGCCACATACCTTCCTTCTTTCGTTTCATACACATTATAATTTGGTAATTTACCAGACAATATATCATTCCCCGCTTCAGGAGAAGTATCCGACGCAGATAAAATTCCACCGTATAACGAAAGAAATTGGAGAGAGGCATCTGTCATTGAGATATCAATGCGTTGTCCTTTGCCTGTTTTTTCTCGATAATAAAGGGCTGCAAGAATGGCAGAAAGCGCTGTGAGTGTTCCTCCTCCTACATCAGCCAATTGAAAACCAGCAGGCCTGGGAGGATTTCCTGTTTGGTCAAGGACTCCTGAGATCGCAAGATAGTTCAAATCATGTCCTGCAAAATCTACGTACTTACCCGAGATACCATAGCCAGAAATTCCACAGTAAATCAAACGAGGAAATTTTTCTTTTAAAACATCATAGCCAATTCCCATCTTATCCATTCCATCAGGGCGAAAACCTTCGAGTAAAATGTCAGCATCTTCCAAAAGTTTGAAGAGAATTTCTTTCGCAGATTCTCTTTTTAAATTCAGAGTGATCGCTTTTTTATTTCGATTGAGCATCATATACAATGCTGGATATCCGGTTTTTCCTTTGAACATCGCGCGCGATCCATCATAGGCTCTCGGGTTTTCAATTTTAATGACCTCGGCTCCCATATCCGCTAAGTGTTGGGAACAGAGGGGGCCCGGTAAGAGTAAAGATAAGTCGACTACTTTCACACCAGCAAGTGGTCCCTTAGAAGTTTGATTTTGATTTTGGCTCATTTTAGTTTATTGCATGTCCTGGAAATTTTTTTCTGATTTAGGTTATTTTTCTCGTAATATATAAAGGGAGAGTCCTAATTGGAAGCCAAACGAGGACAAAAGGGAATCATGTTCAGGGTCTGTTTTTCCATCGTTTTTCTCGTTTTCTCCACTCTCTCGATTTCCTGCCAATCCATAACACCCATTAATCTACAGATGTTATTCGGTTCCTTCTTTGCATCCACAACCGGGCAAGGTACCGTGATTTACGAAGCTCCAAATTTTTTATTTACGAGTGAAAATGGAAGACAAGCAGAATTCACAGTTCGTTTGAACATAGAGCCGAACAGTTCAGTAAGAATTGGTCCGATCACTGTCTCTGATTCCACAGAAGGAGTTCTTTTATCAGCCACTTTTATCGAATTCACTGAGGATAATTGGGACACACCACAATACATTCGTTTGGTGGGTGTGGATGATCTGCTGCCTGATGGAAATCAGAACTATCGAGTGCAACTGGGAACTATGGTTTCTTCTGATATCCGATTTTCTACACAAGGACTTCCTGTGTTGCTTGTAGTGAATACTGACAATGAATCTTCTGGTGTGGCTGCAAGCCCTACTCTTGGCCTCATCACTTCCGAGACCGGAGAAACAGGAACCATTGCTTATGTTTTACAAACAAGACCAATGCAAGATGTCTACATTAGAAACTTTGTTTCGAATGATACAACCGAAGCTACTGTTGCAGCAGTAGAACTTATCTTTACACCTAACAATTGGGATGTGCCACAAACGGTCACAGTCACCGGTATTAATGACTTTAGTGTGGATGACAGTACATTTCAAATTTCTGCCGATGCCACTGTATCCAATGATCCCGCTTACTTAGGAAAACCAGTTCCAATCATTACGGGAACCAATGTTGATGATGATGTCGCAGGGTTTACAGTGGTCAATCTATCAGGACTCACTACTACGGAAGCAGGTGGAGCAGTCAGTTTTGCTGTGGTAATGAATACCCTCCCTACAAATTCCGTAACCATTCCTTCCATTGTGGCTACACCAAGTATCGAAGGAACAGTAAGTCCAACCTCCCTTACCTTTGCTCCTGGAGAATGGTTCACTCCCAAAATTGTCACAGTGACGGGTGTAGATGATTTTATCGTGGATGGTTCAAAAACTGTTTCGGTTGTTACAGGTGCTGCCACTTCCGCAGATACCGATTACAATGGTTTGGCGGGACCGGTTTTTCCTTCCGTTACCAATACAGATGATGATGTTCCGGGATTTGTTCTCACAACACCAGGAAGTTTGACCATTTCAGAAAATGGCGGAGCCCTTTCCTTTGCTATTCATCTTTTGTCCCAACCCCCTCCTGGATTTACAGTGACACTCACAGGAATTTCAGAAAACCATTCTATCACCAATGCCAGTACCTCAAATCTAACTTTTACCAATGCCAATTGGAACGTAGACCAGTTTGTCAATATCACAACTAACAACAATTCCATTGATGAAGACACAAGGACCGTTACCTTACAATTTGGAACTGTCGATACAGGTGGTTCTGCAGATCCTATATACAACTCGGTAACACCACCCGCACAAGTAACCATCCTTGTGACAGATGATGACACAGCGGGATTTACAGTCACTCCTGTAGGGGGACTTGTGGTTCATGAAAACGGAACCCCATCTACAGAAACATTTACTGTGGTTTTGAATTCGGAGCCAACAAACGCGGTGAGTGTCCCGAGTATCACATCCAGTAATACTTCAGAAATAACAGTTTCCCCTGCGTCTTTAAACTTTACCACAGGGAACTGGAACACACCCCAAACTGTTACCATCACATCCGTGTTAGATGGATCAGACGATGGGGACCAAAATGTAAATATATCTTTTGGAAATTCATCTTCTACAGATCCCAAATACAATTCCATCTCCATTCCGGCAGTTACTGCCATCAATACTGATAGTAACGAACCTCTAGTTCGCATCCAAAACCTATCTGCATCTTCGATGTTGGAAAATGGAAGTTCGACCATTACTTTCGAAATCAGGTTATCTTTAAAACCGAATGCCAATGTAACTATAGGACCGATCACTTCTTCCGATGGAACAGAGGCTGTCCTCCTCAATAGTTCTGCTGGAGTTGCAGCCTCACGCACCCTTACCTTTACACCAACAAACGGTCAGGTCGCAAACTATACTGGCAACACAAGCGATAGTGGTTGGGATGTGCCTCAAGTGGTTACCATACGCTCTGTCTCCGATTCCTTTGATGACGGAAACCTTCCTGTCACCATTCATATCCCACAAGCAAGCGGTTCTTATTTCACAGGGCTCTACCCGACAGGTGCTGTTCCTGGATATACGGAAGCTAACGGAAATTTGGTGATCACTATCACAGACAACGATACAGTTGGTTTTACCATTTCCTCCACAACCTTGAATTTGACAGAAGGAGGAAGTGATGGAACTTTTACTGTTCGGTTGAATGCTGCTCCCTGTGACAGTCCCGGCAATTTAGCCGCTTGTGCTTCCGGCTCAGTGACCATTCCGATTACGGGAGAAACTTTCAACTTACCCGACTCCACTCAATACACCTTTTCACCGGCGAGTCTTACCTTCACTCATACCAACTATTCTACGACACAAACGGTGACGGTCATGGTCACCAACGATTCGATTAACGAAATAGCGACAAGAACCCATACACTTACGTTAGGTGTGATTTCTGGATCAGGAACTGATTATGAAGGTATGAATCCTTCAGACACCACTATCAATATCGCTGATGATGACAATCCATCCCCAAGTATCTTATTTACCTTAGATGCGGGACAACCTTACTTTACAACAGAAGCCGGTCAATCTGCAATGTATAGCCTAAGACTCGGAAGTCGCCCTCTTCCTGGAAACCAAGTTACGGTGACAGTGGCCACTTCCGATACCACAGAAGGGATGATCAATGATAGCGGAACACCAGTTAGTTCTAAGCAATATATTTTTGATGAAACTAATTGGAGCACTTCGGTTCCCGTGGAAATCCAAGGGGTTTCCGATGTTTTAACTGACGGGAACATAAGTTATACGGTGACAGTGAATGGAACAGAAACAGGCTCCACTCCTTCCTGGTATGTTAGTTTTGTGGGAAGTACGGGAGATACAGCCACCCTTCTTAATTATAGTATTTCTGAGAACCCAGTCACAGTTGTCACTCCTACCAATCTAACTCGTGCTGAAAATTCTTCTGCCTTTCCCATCTATATTTTACTTAGCCAAGCTCCCACAGATGATGTTACAATTCCTGTCTCTGTAACCACGACTTTCCCTTGTGAACTCGTTGTAAGCCCCGCTGTCCCACAATTTTCTCTCTCTGCAAGTACAGTGATTATCACTAGTGCCAATTGGAATACAATTGGAGCACATAACACAATTACTGTGACCCCAAATGACGACGCAGTCGATGATGGGAATGTATCTTGTCCTATTGTTGTGGGAATCCTTTCTTCCTCTGATGGATTTTATAATGGTGTGAATCCTTACCCTGCTTCCAACTATCCAATGCTCACTTTAAATGATAATGATAGTGCAGGGGTCACCACTTCAGGATTTACTCCAGCCACAGTGATTACATCGCAATCGGGAGCCTCTTCAGAATTTTATGTTCATTTGGACTCACAACCCACAACAAATATCACGGTGAACTTCAGTACCTCACCTGGCGGCCTCGTGAGTTTTCCCACAGCACCACTCACATTCACACCGAGTAATTTTGGATCAGGACAACTGGTAACCGTTACCGGCCTCGACACTGCAAGTCTAGGGGATGTGAGTTATACTATATCTTCTGTTGTAACATCCGGGGAAACGGGCACAGGCTTCACACCATCCGCCATTTACAGTGCACTCACTCCTCTATCTATTTCAGGAAACCATATCAACTACATTTATGATATCGTTCCTTGCGCCGACCCCAATCCAATGAATGTTTGCGGAACATCTCCCAATAGTTCCGGTGGCCTCGTCACTTCACCTAACCTAATCACTACGGAGATTGGTGGTCAGTCTAGGTTCCAAGTTCGATTGCGCGCACGACCAGTTTCTAATGTCACCATTCCTGTTACTAGTTCTAATGTTGCTGAAGGAACCTCGTCAGTTTCTAGTTTGGTGTTCACTTCCAGCGATTGGAATACCTTCCAAAACGTTGTCCTTACCGGTGTCGATGATTTCCTTGTTGATGGGAATATGGCTTATTCGATTTTATTTGGTTCCCTTAGTGGGGGAGGAAGTGGAATTCATGGAGAAACATTCCCTTCTGTATCCGTCACAAACCAAGACAATGATTGAATGGATTCTATAGCTAGTTGATAAAAATCCAAAGAATAACCAGCTACTGCACATATCCTTGTTTCTTTAGAATTTCCAAAGCATCGGTTCCTAATTCTTGTTTAGAAGAATAGGATTTTTTTTGTCCACCTTCCTTCCAAAAATAGACTTTTGCTTTGGGAATGATGTTTGGTTTTTGTGGTCCTGACTCGTATAACAAATCACAGTTGGAATTACAAGATGCCATACTCACACCAAAATATCCGGTAAAAATTTCTGTTTTTGGAATTTGTTTTTTGGAAAACGATACAGTAAATTCAGGAAAACTCACATCGGGGTAGACTTCGAAACTAATTTCAAAGGCCTTTG
The sequence above is drawn from the Leptospira sp. WS4.C2 genome and encodes:
- a CDS encoding sensor histidine kinase, whose product is MQTQVFFPFGIIILSSFGWFVFAYALSSTDSTKPFSFFAFAFGLLTISLLYFLRRKLEQQTTEKPKKRDELVQNLFALEKFKEELISFNDPDQISQTISQFLASKIPADFVQVYTWDEREGQFRPRPFLESRDQKFSELPSIPVFNPFLLWLSEREGIHIKENFLQFTSPNHEKIAKQALDFFKQTKSELVATLSIKSSLVGFILLGKHKEGKIYDIEEIEIILEILSVSLMSLSNSMIYQQLLNLTETLEAKVRERTKELEETQAHLVQSEKMASLGVMVAGIAHEINTPAAVINGAADNLDANLVFVLSHLGDITHLIQNPDFRSIYLDILFSFVKEDPAAKIDPKDKFKLKKETKFRFIQDGIPENDASDLSTFLIDHHLLHMQEELLRIWKTGGKETFEMLKNTLSLQRNIKNIKYAIRNIVRIVKALKYYSHLGQASYAECDLHEGLENTLVIMQNQIKHGVEIERVYGSIPPVRCNIDELNQVWTNLITNAIHAMKSIEHPKLTISSRRVGEDYVLISFEDNGSGIPTEIKDKIWDPFFTTKDQGEGTGLGLGIVKGIIEKHKGRIEVESAPGRTLFMVYLPLVGPGDVPSIPKEIFREIRG
- the tpx gene encoding thiol peroxidase yields the protein MAQVTLKGNPVPLEGNLPKPGDKAPDFRVAKQDLGDLTLKDLAGKVKILVAVPSLDTAVCALETKKFNERAAKENGITTLIISGDLPFAMKRFCSTEGIDSENLITGSQFKDFSFSKNYGTHIAAGPLAGLSARAVFVVDKDDIIRYTELVPEIGSEPNYDTVLAEAKKLV
- a CDS encoding exonuclease SbcCD subunit D; its protein translation is MKLLQVSDLHLSQSSKDEKNYSLAVLGEILNTAEQTKCDRILFCGDLFNTFPDLEGLRSEFLKLVSSYSGLVYFLPGNHEILEKKGNSNRYVDYDWTTKVKVLDETPYFLFEDSGIEFVSIPHQENYSGLLLSPPPPKKTKLRIGLAHGTVPGMSFTGLSEEEEEGGSYLDPHLIQNLGLDYLAIGHLHRARMGTVGNCSVGYAGSSRVWRKGELGPRGGIFIHIDGSKVRTEPVYWKEAGEYREILVSLDTEGKPEESIETYLEGTSPKDWIVFRFVGYVDSMTEKQKFQESVLREWKSKFRILEFDPDESQITVIQHLSENEFVKQFLDKMNERKDQLDPILWRQTRVTGIRLILEGKKNR
- a CDS encoding fatty acid desaturase translates to MTTQAEIKIKEPIDWVTTIFLLTSPLVGIFGTLYFYLYETIHLGTWALFVFYFFATGMGITVGYHRLFSHKAYEAKFPVKLWLLLFGAAAFQSTALEWSEDHRIHHRFVDTDKDPYSIKKGFWYAHIGWLFRKRKYVQQGVQDLTNDSLVFWQHKHFYSIAIFMCFILPGLITMLWGSFLEGFFVAGFLRLFVVHQFTFFINSACHVWGERTFSKEQTARDNWIIAFFTFGEGFHNFHHEFQSDYRNGIRWFDYDPSKWMIKGLSFLGLTYNLKKVSEEKILQKTMFLKEKETLHKYTNVGEEKLRQWEEQLASLRESAVQEYQKWKQAKQTSGDKEVGVLRMKFEETKASWEKLLSRPLFS
- a CDS encoding ATP-binding protein, which codes for MKLKLENFGLFSKKEFPIEKVTVFTGPNESGKTTILDAFVSALVKVVGSTKYGAVLNTRYKAERNSDLGIPKLSISQNLYLNSLVIREGNMDVGSEKELVSTIEQTIFDSGYNPSQLKEQVEQLSAKSGTRKSAKEWNLALSGFTAAKQKFDASELALNKISAQFADLPVWETERQKLKETLESTILEKSKQQTAFGEYKETEEHSEADRIYTQLLQWETLESQSKQEEKILKSDWDKKAKTLDAEIKSLEQKLSLSKERIQTSDAKWESFKGQKSQADQKSKKLESYFDYFETWKQTIRRFQEESPVVQKTVWNPLYRSLAGGSGALGIFSLILSLFSEFGVWMYLLPAILFGFFFYFVFRAKEIQVERDEPKWNEMIRRIATEMETKTLGEWKPDSLSMESLSLTFQRFDREYTKQKIESENIVTAMVTLEEEITGLRTEDKKTNEILSEKEKELTIIWREAGVHSLSELSELFVQIRLKQEKLHTLVESLKSESKKWGSTDLGELKLKLKDKLNDLEKKGVSKTFSAEDRATKQKLENGVQVLSDKIRDLERNLVELEKKLDTGKAVLESQMVPAQKDWDGSKRDLETKEKWKNDLERNFQALEVLSEVFSEMEVESTDKMSSLVKSLQTRMDALKGPLPTKQIQWNGFSDEIQITTDSSKESLAFANLSTGTKEQISYVLRLEYAFRIGKQFNLPYLLLDEPFRHMDEGRRDSALAYTLQCVVSAEEDWKVVFFSFDGELVSKIKELAAGLNLPCQIHELTKPVS